In Haematobia irritans isolate KBUSLIRL chromosome 1, ASM5000362v1, whole genome shotgun sequence, a genomic segment contains:
- the LOC142220279 gene encoding uncharacterized protein LOC142220279 gives MDEMLYSATYVDNYIDSVENLPDDIQRHLSRIHDIDVQYRSLLRDVDHYYDLWRTLQNGGESNTIRRARSVTRMQQSLIQAQELGDEKMQIVTQLQELIDLKTRQLDTDQKNLDIKEEKDDIMQMALEECGAPTPQKQTRTQSPSRAGEVSAIAGAIANGYGLPNTASLNSMGGGNSTPNSERSGSGTVGSTSNNSNGNNGGLMNSSNSENQRSNSKRSRRRNDTAGNMELGGNESNSANEGGSNGNDRNIGQKASNMAASQKKNATVQNLAGTSVVTASAIIGSGSASGNGGGGGGASSGSGNNHSGKKKKRKARGGAQSSAQANAREETPPPDPIDPDEPTYCVCNQISFGEMILCDNDLCPIEWFHFSCVALVSKPKGKWYCPNCRGDRQNLMKPKAQFLKELERYNKEKEEKT, from the exons ATGGATGAAATGCTGTACTCGGCCACCTATGTGGACAACTACATAGATTCGGTGGAGAATCTTCCCGACGACATTCAAAGACATTTATCTCGTATTCATGATATAGATGTACAGTATCGAA GCCTCCTGCGTGATGTTGATCATTATTATGATTTATGGAGAACATTGCAGAATGGTGGCGAATCGAATACTATTAGAAGAGCTCGTTCAGTGACACGAATGCAACAGAGTTTGATACAGGCCCAAGAACTTGGAGATGAAAAAATGCAGATAGTAACCCAGTTACAAGAGCTTATTGACCTCAAGACGCGTCAATTAGATACGGATCAGAAGAATCTCGATATTAAAGAGGAAAAAGATGATATAATGCAAATGGCGTTAGAAGAATGTGGGGCACCAACACCTCAAAAACAAACTCGAACACAAAGTCCATCACGCGCTGGTGAAGTTTCAGCAATAGCTGGAGCTATAGCAAATG GGTATGGTCTTCCAAATACTGCTAGCCTTAATTCTATGGGAGGTGGAAATTCAACACCCAATTCAGAGCGATCTGGAAGTGGTACGGTTGGCTCCACGAGTAACAATTCGAATGGCAATAATGGTGGATTAATGAACTCATCTAATTCGGAGAATCAGCGATCCAACAGCAAACGATCCCGTCGTCGTAACGATACTGCAGGCAATATGGAGTTGGGCGGCAATGAATCTAATTCTGCCAATGAGGGAGGAAGTAATGGTAATGACCGCAACATTGGACAGAAGGCTTCTAATATGGCAGCATCACAGAAAAAGAATGCTACAGTCCAAAATCTAGCCGGTACATCTGTGGTAACAGCGTCGGCCATCATTGGATCAGGTTCTGCTTCTGGAAATGGTGGTGGAGGTGGCGGAGCCAGCAGTGGTTCGGGCAATAACCATTCGGGCAAAAAGAAAAAGCGCAAGGCACGAGGTGGAGCCCAATCATCTGCACAGGCAAATGCCCGCGAAGAAACACCCCCGCCAGATCCAATCGATCCAGATGAGCCTACATACTGTGTGTGCAATCAG ATATCCTTTGGCGAAATGATTCTCTGCGATAACGATTTATGTCCCATTGAATGGTTCCATTTCTCATGTGTTGCCCTGGTATCAAAACCCAAAGGCAAGTGGTATTGTCCGAATTGTCGTGGAGATCGCCAGAATTTGATGAAACCCAAGGCTCAATTTCTTAAGGAACTGGAAcgatacaacaaagaaaaagaaGAGAAGACGTAA